Genomic segment of Pseudomonas sp. DY-1:
TGCGTCCGCTGGAGGAGGTTCGCCAGCAGATCGCCCAGCTGCAACAGGGGCAACGCAGCGAGCTGGACAGCCAGGTGCCCGATGAGCTGGAACTCTTGGTAACGCAGATCAACCGGCTGCTCAGTCACACCGAAGACACCCTCAAGCGTTCCCGCAACGCCCTGGGTAACCTTGGGCACGCGTTGAAAACGCCGCTGGCGGTGCTCGTCAGCCTGGCCAACCGGGAAGAGCTGCGTGACCAGCCGGAGCTGCGCGCGATCCTGCGCGAACAGCTGGAGCAGATCGAGCAGCGCCTGGGCCGTGAACTGGGACGTGCGCGTCTGGCGGGGGAGGCGTTGCCTGGGGCGCATTTCGATTGCGCCGAAGAGCTACCAGGCCTGTTTTCCACCCTGGCGATGATCCATGAACGTGGGTTGGACCTGGACTGGGACGTCCCCGAAGGCCTGCGCCTGCCCTGGGACAGGGAAGACCTGCTGGAGCTGCTCGGTAACCTGCTGGATAACGCCTGCAAATGGGCGGAAACCCAGGTCAACCTGACGATTCGTGGCGGAGCGGATGGCTACAGCCTGATGGTGGACGATGACGGCCCGGGCATTGCCGAAGACAAGCGCGAAGAAGTCATCGGCCGTGGCGCGCGCCTGGACGAGCAGGTGGCGGGTCACGGCCTGGGGCTTGGCATCGTGCGAGACATAGTCGAGTCCTGGAATGGTCGCCTGAGCCTGCAGGAAAGTCCGCTGGGTGGATTGCGGGTAAGGATCGAACTCCCTGCGGCAATGACACCGTAGGGGCGCTTCTCCTGTGGGGACGATTTCAGTCGCCAGTTGGACCGAAGGTTCGCCCTTCAACCTCGATGGGGCAGCTGTGCTGCCCTTGGCGAATGAGTTCGCCCCTACATTGATTTGCAGCGCCTCGCATCAGCGCAGCCAACGAGCAATCCGTTGCAGCACTTGCAGACGGCGGCTTTGCCAGTCCCCTTCGATCACTTCATATCGCTGGCCGGTGCCATCCAGCCAGCTCCTGCAATCCTCGAAGAACGTCATTCGATCCGCTAATTCAGGCTGGCAGCGCTGGCCGTCGTCCACCCATTCAACGCGCTGCGGACTCAACAACAGGTGCAGGTCGTAGCTGCGCGACAGTAGCTCGCGCTCCAGCCACTCTGGGCAGTCTTTGAATAGCTTGCGGCTCCAGAGGATGTTGCTGAGCAGGTGGGTATCGAGAATCAGCAGGGGCGGCGCCTTGGCGCGGGCATTGTCTTCCCATTCGAGCTGGCCGCGGGCAATGGCTGGGATGTCGGCATAACAGGTGTCACGCTGTTCGCGCTCGATAAAGTGGCGTACGTACTCCCCCACGAGCAGGCCGCCGAATTCAGCCTGGATCGTCGCCGCCAGCCAGCTCTTGCCGCTGGATTCAGGCCCCGTCAGTACCAGCACTTTCATGCTGCGGCTGGCGCCAGCTCGCGCCTCCAGGTGCGCCAGCCCTGCACGGCCAGCAGGGTGAAAAGCCCATAGAGCGCGGCGGTTAGATAAAGCCCCTTGCTGAGGAAGAGCAGGACGAAAAGCACGTCCAGCACGATCCAGAGCAGCCAGCATTCGACACGCTTGTGTGCCATCCAGAACTGGGCCACCAGGCTGAAGGCGGTGAGCGCGGCATCCCACCAGGGCGCTGCGGCGTCGGTCCAGGTTGCCATGACAAATCCCAACACAAGACTACCGACGGCTCCGGAAAAAACACCCAAGGCTAGCGGTTGCGTGCCCAGGCGGCTGACCTGACGACCGTTGTGCAGCGTGCCGCCGTCGGTCCATTGCCACCAGCCGTAGAGCTGAAGAACGGCGTAGACCAGTTGCAGGAGCATGTCTGAGTAGAGCTTCACTTCGAAGAAGATCCAGCTGTACATCAGAACCATGACCAGGCCGATGGGCCAGCACCACGGGTTCTGCCTGACGGTGAGCCAGACCGCCAGCACGCCCAGGCTGGCGGCGATGAGTTCGAGAGGGGACACCCGGTCGATTCCATGGAAGAAAGCCGTCGATTGTAACGGCTCGCTCCAGTTTCGGTTGGGACAGCTACACGCGGAACTGTCCCAGCAGTTGGTTGAGCTGCTCGGCCAGTTGTCCGAGGCGCTGGCTGGCGCCTGTGGTCTGTTCGGCCGCACTGGCGCTGTCGTGGGCCAGGCCGGCAGCCTGGGTGACGTTCTGGTTGATGTCCTCCACCACGTGGGATTGCTGCAACGTAGCGCTGGCAATCGAGGCGTTGAGACCTGTCAGGGTGCGCAGCACCTGGGCGATCTGCGCCAGGCTCTCGCCGGCCTGGCTGGCCTGGTCCACCGTGGCGCGGGAGGCGCGGTTGCTTTCGTCGATCACCTGAACTGCTGCCGCGGAGTTCTGCTGCAGGCGTTCGATCATGACCTGGATTTCTGCGGTCGACTTCTGGGTTCGCTGGGCCAGCAGGCGAACTTCATCGGCCACCACGGCAAATCCACGGCCCTGCTCGCCGGCCCGGGCGGCTTCGATGGCGGCATTCAGTGCCAGCAGGTTGGTCTGTTCGGCAATTGAACGGATCACTTCCAGCACACTGCCGATCTGGGCGCTTTCCTGAGCCAGCGTCTGGATGACGTCCACCGCCTTGGTGATGGTGGTGGAGAGTTGGTCGATCTGTCGCAGGCTGCTGTCGATGTTGTCATGGCCCTGGCGCGCCTGCTCTTCGGCGTGAAGCACTTCACTGGCCGCATGCTCGGCGTTCTTCGCCACGTCCTGCACGCCGTAGGTGACTTCGTTGATGGCGGTGGCCACTTGCTCCATTTGCAGCGATTGCTGCTCGCTCTGGCGCAGCCCGTTGCTGGCAATGCCGTCGAGGCTGCTCGCGGCCTGGTCGAGGGCGTTTGCGGCGTCCAGGGACTGGCGGATCACGCCTCGCAGTTTTCCTGTAAAGGCATTGAAGTGACCGCCCAGGGCCGTGATCTCGTCGCGGCCTTGGGTATCCAGGCTGCTGGTGAGGTCGCCCTCGCCGCTGGCAATGTTGGCCATCGCGGAAACCACTTCGTCCAGCGGACGGGTGATGCTGCGCGCGATGACGATGACCAGCAGCGCCATCACGATGGCAATGGCCAATCCCACCAATGAGGCGCGCATGGCCTGATCACGGAACTCCACCTGCATGTCGTCGATGTAGATGCCCGAGCCGATTACCCAGCCCCAGGGGGCGAACAACTGGACGTAGGAAACCTTCGGCACCGGGTCGCTCGCACCCGGTTTGGGCCAGCGGTACTCGACGAAGCCTGCGCCCTGAGCCTTGGCAACGCGCGCCATTTCATTGAACAGCGCCTTGCCGTCCGGGTCCTTGTAGCCGGAGAGATCCTGGCCCTCCAGTTTGGCGTTGGTTGGGTGCATGATCATGCGCGGCGTCAGATCGTTGATCCAGAAGTAGTCGCCCTTGTCGTAACGCAGGACGCGGACTGCCTGCATCGCTTGCTTCTGCGCTTCTTCGCGGGGCAGGGTGCCTGCGGCTTCCTGGGACTGGTAGTACTGCAGCACGCCCACTGCGGTCTCGACCACATGGCGGGTCTTCTGCTCCTTACCCTGGTAGAGGTCGTCGTAGATCTGCTGCAGCATCAGCACGCCAAGGGTGACCAGCATGAATACCGCGACGATGAGGATCAGCCAGAGACGGCGGCTGATCGGCAGGTTGCGCAAGCTGTGCATGGGGCGGGAACTCCTGGTTTCTTGTTATTGGTTACGTGCCTGAAGCAGAGCAGTCCGCGTGGCTGATTTCAATCAGCCTTTAGCCGCGATTTCCAATGGGCTCTCTGTTAGCATTTCGGCGCTTCGGGGCAAAGCTGAAGGCTCGTTCGTCCCCGGAACCCGCACGTCGGTGCCCGGTCTCATCGCCGAACCGCACATTTGCGCCACCAGCCAACTGCATGCACGTAACGAAAAGGCCGCCAGAAGAGCGCGCCTCGGGGGAGATTTTCGATGGATTTGTGGACGGCCTTGCAGGCCATCATTCTGGGGATTGTCGAGGGCCTGACGGAGTTCCTGCCGATCTCCAGTACCGGCCACCAGATCGTGGTCGCGGACCTGCTGGGATTCACCGGTGAACGGGCGATCGCCTTCAACATCATCATCCAGCTCGCAGCCATTCTCGCAGTTGTCTGGGAATATCGACGCAAGATCTTCGACGTCGTCGTCGGCCTGCCCACACAGCGCAACGCCCAGCGCTTCACCCTCAACCTGCTGGTGGCCTTCTTCCCGGCAGTGATCCTGGGGGTGGCGTTCTCCGACATCATTCACCACTACCTGTTCAACCCCATCACCGTTGCGTCGGCCCTGGTGGTCGGTGGCGTGGTCATTCTCTGGGCGGAGCAGCGTCAGCATCGCGTAGAGGCCGAATCCGTAGATGAAATGACCTGGAAGCATGCACTCAAGGTTGGTTGCGCACAGTGCCTGGCGCTGGTTCCGGGCACCTCCCGCTCGGGTGCGACCATCATTGGCGGGCTGCTCTTCGGTCTGTCGCGCAAGGCGGCCACCGAGTTTTCCTTCTTCCTCGCCATGCCCACCATGGTCGGCGCGGCAGTCTACTCGGGCTACAAGTATCGCGACCTGTTCCAGCCGAGCGACCTGCCGGTGTTCGCCCTGGGCTCCGTGGTGTCGTTCATCTTCGCCATGATCGCCGTGCGCAGTCTGCTGAAGTTCATTGGTAGCCACAGTTACGCGGCGTTCGCCTGGTATCGCATCGGCTTCGGCCTGTTGATCCTGGCGACCTGGCAGTTGGGGCTGATCGACTGGTCCACTGCACAGCCCTGATTGGTTTGATGTGCCGGGAAGGCGCGCCACATGGTGCGCCTTCTGCGTTTCAGGGGGTGGGGAATTCGAGGATGAAGCGTGTCCAGCCATTGGCGGATTCGCAGCGGATTTCGCCGCCATGGGCGCGCACGATGGAGCGGGTGATGGCCAGGCCCAGGCCGGCATGCTCACGACCTTCGCGGCGCGCGGGGTCGGCACGGAAGAAACGGTCGAACAGGCGCGGCAGCAATTCCGGGCGGATATCCTCGCCGTTGTTGGCCACCGTCAGGTTCAGGCCGTTGGTGTGTCTGACCAGCTCTACTTCGATGCGGCCACCTTGCGGGGTGAAGCGCAGCGCGTTGTCCAGCAGGTTGGATAGCGCACGGCGCAGCATTTCCCGGTCGGCGTTCAACTGGCCGTCGCCATGGCGGACCATGGTCACCTCCGCCTCCTCGGCAAGGGGGCTGAAGTAATCCAGCAGCACGTCCAATTCGTCGCCCAGCTCCAGTGTCTTTCTGTTGGTGGCCAGCAAGCCGTGCTCGGCCTTCGCCAGGAACAGCATGTCGCTGACCATTTGCGCCAGGCGCTGGAGTTCTTCCAGGTTGGAATGCAGGGTCTCGCGATATTCATCTGAAGAGCGATCCTGGCTGAGGATTACCTGCGTCTGGGTCAGCAGGTTGGACAACGGTGTGCGCAGTTCATGGGCGATATCGGCGGAGAAGGCCGAGAGCCGCTGAAAGGTGTCGTCCAGGCGCGCCAGCATGGCGTTGAAGGCGCGCACCAGTTCCACCAGCTCCGGGGGAACCTGATCGTCCGCCAGCCGAGCGGTCAGGGAATTGGCAGACACCCCAGCGGCTACTTCGGCCATACGGTGCAAGGGGCGTAGGCCTCTACGTGCAGCCCAGGCGCCAAGCAGCGCCGTGGCAAGGGCGGAGAGCCCCACTGTAAGCCAGATCAGCCGCTGCATGCGTTCGAGGAAATGCTGGTGATGAGTGATGTCCAGCGCTAGCGAAAGGCGCGGCGAATCCGGGTCCTGGGGCCGCAATGGCGCGCTGTACACCCGGTAGTCGATGCCATCCTGCTGCCAGTCATGCAGCCCATCACGACCTGGTGCGCGCAGGCCGTCCGCGCTGTTGAACCAGTAGTTGCCGTCGCGGCCCTCCAGACGCAAGGCAAGGTCCGGATGCAGACGCAGCTCTGTCTGCAGAGCCTCCAGTCGGGGCGCCAGAGCAGCAAGGCTGTCGACGTCATTGACCAGGGCACGAAACGCGGTCATGCGGATTTCCAGCAATTGCTGGTCGAGTTCGACGAAGTGCGCTTCGCTGGCGCGGCTGAAGAGGACGCCGGCAATCAGCGAGACGGCCGCCGTGCACGCGGCGAAGAGCAGGCCCAGGCGGGCGGTGAGTGAGAGTCTGCGCATCAGCCTTCGCGCGCCTCCAGCACGTAACCCATGCCGCGCACGGTATGGATCAGCTTGGTGGGGAAGTCGTCATCGAGCTTTGCCCGCAGTCGGCGGACGGCGACCTCGATTACGTTGGTTTCGCTGTCGAAATGCATGTCCCAGACTTCGGCGGCGATCAGTGTCTTGGGCAGGACTTCGCCCTGGCGGCGCAGCAGAAATTCCAGCAGGGCGAACTCCTTGGTCGTCAGGTCGATGCGTCGGCCGCCGCGTTCGACCCTGCGGCTTAGCAGGTCCAGGTGCAGGTCGGCGAACTCCAGGCTGGATTCCTGCGGGGCGCTGGCGCCGCGGCGGAGCAGGGTGCGCACACGGGCGAGGAGTTCGGCGAAGGCGAAGGGTTTGATCAGGTAGTCGTCGGCACCGAGTTCCAGGCCGTGGACGCGCTCGTCCACCGCGTCCCGTGCGGTCAGGAACAGCACCGGCACCTGCAGCCCGGCCTGGCGTAGGCTGCGCAGTACCTGCCAGCCGTCGAGGCCGGGAAGCATCACGTCGAGGATGATCAGGTCATAGCCGCCCGCGAGTGCCAGGTCGCGGCCCTCCAGTCCGTTGGTGACGAGGTCGGCAGCCAGGCCGGCCTCGCTCATGCCCTGGCGCAGGAACTGGCCGGTCTTGGGTTCATCTTCGATTATCAGTAGTTTCATGAGGAGCTCGTTGCTTGGGCTGGCGCGTTATATCGCGCCTTTGGAATGCGCGGGGCAAGCTGACAAAGTTGTAATGCAGGAGCACCGTTGGTGCCGTGGATTTTTCAGCAACCGCGCGGCTGTATACAATTGCGCGATTTCCGCACTTCAGGTCTTCCCGTCAATGCATCACCCCGCCGAACACTCGCCGCTGGGCAAGTCCAGCGAGTACGTCAGCACCTACAGCCCGGAGCTGCTGTTTCCCATCTCCCGCGTGACCAAGTGGAACGAACTGGGCCTGACTGTCGCGACCTTGCCGTACCAGGGCGTGGATTTCTGGAACTGCTACGAGCTGTCATGGCTGACCCCGTCCGGCAAACCGGTCGTGGCGATCAGCGAGTTCGCCATTCCTGCTGATTCGCCCAATATCATCGAATCCAAGTCGTTCAAGCTGTACCTCAATTCGCTGAACCAGTCCGTCTTTGCCAATGCCTCCGAGCTTGAGCAGGTGCTGGCGCGGGACCTGAGCGCGGCAGCGGGTGCTCCGGTCGCCGTACGGGTGCGCAGCCTGGCCGAGGTCGAAGCCGAAGGTGTCGCGGCTTCGCCCGGCGTCTGCATCGACGAGCTGGATATCGCCATCGACCGTTACGAACACCCGCAGCCCGAACTGCTTCGTGCCGAAGGCGGCCGGCAGGTGGACGAGGCGATTCACAGTCATCTGCTGAAGTCCAATTGTCCGGTCACCGGCCAGCCGGACTGGGGCACGGTGGTGGTGGAATATCGTGGGTCCAGGCGCCTGGATCACGCGAGCTTCCTCGCCTACCTGGTGAGCTTCCGCCAGCATGCTGACTTCCATGAGCAGTGCGTTGAGCGCATCTTCCTTGACCTCAAGCGGCTGTTGGAGCCGGAAGTGCTGACCGTCCATGCGCGTTATGTGCGTCGCGGCGGACTGGATATCAATCCCTACCGCAGCACCCATCCGGTGCAGACTGACAATCGTCGTCTGGTTCGGCAGTGACAAAAACCCCGACTCGAAGTCGGGGTTTTGTTTTGTGGTGAGGCTAGATACCCATGTTCGCGAGGCTTTGCATGATGTTGCGCAAGGTCCCGGCAAGGGTAGGGTGACGGGTCTCGAAGCGCTCGACGGCCAGGTTGACCCCGTCCACCAGATTGGCGTCCGGCGCCATGGCGGCATCGTGCGCCAGACGCAGTTCGATTTCCTGCATCAACTCGATCAGCGATGCGCGCTCCTCCGCATCCAGCGGCGGTTCCTCGGCCAACTGGTCGCGCAGTTGTTGCAGTTGCTGCTGCAGGCGTTCAGGCATGTCTTTCTCCCTTTGCGAATGTCTCAGGAGTGGACCTTCTGAGGAATTCAAAGGTCCCTCATGCCTTAGAGATTAATCCAGGCAAGACGGACCTGCCTGATTCGGATCAAGCCTGAAACAAATGTTTGGGGGTCAGGGTTTTTCGCCCTTCTCGCGCCGGTAGGCGAGGTCTGCCAGGCAGGGCGCCAGCTCGCCAAGGTGGTCGATCACTGAATGGGCGCCCAGGCGATACAACTCCAGGGTGGCAGTGGCACGCAGGCGGTCGCGCTCTGTGCCATCCAGGGCTCGCCAGTCCGCCGGTGCCAGCCCGCATAGGGGGCCGCTGGCGGCGAGGCCAATGGTCCAGATTCCGGCGTTCAATCCCGATTCCAGCAGGCGCGGATTGGCGCTCACCAGCACACAGCCGTCGAGGTGCGGTACACCAAGGCCAGACAGCGCTTGCCAGCAGTTGTCTGGCGCTGGCCAGGGGCGTGTTCCATTGGATTCGCTGCCCTTCATCCAGGCGGGGAGGGGCGCAGCCAGACGCCAACACACCTGCGCGGGCAACTCGTCGAGCCAGGCACAGGGCACTCCGTAGCCATCGACGAGCGCCGCCAGCTCGTCCAGGCCAGGGACGGCTTCAGCGTGCTCGCTGGCGGCGTCCAGCAGCTGTTGCAGGAAGGCCTGGTGCAGCGCTTCGCTGGCAGGAGCTCCCAGCGCATGGTCGAGGGCGGCACGTGGAGGTAGGGCGGCGGCTTCGGCCAGACGCGGGGCCGGACAGTCTGGCAGCAGTCGGCCCAGGGCAAGGGGCAGGGTGCGGGCACCGAAGTCCACGAGACAGCCAGAGAGGCCGAAGAGGAAGGCGGTGAAGGCGGGCGATTGGCTTTGAGGCATCTGCGTCATCCTGACGAGGTCTGGCGCAGGCTAGCGGCTCGGGATGACAGCAACGTTACTGCCGCTTGCCGGCCCCCATGGCCAGGCGCAGGTCATCTGGCACCGGTACCGATCTGTCGGTTGCGTGATCGATCCAGACCAACTTGCAGTGCCCTTCGCCATAGAGCGTCGCCGGGGCTTCCAGAGTGCTCAGGCGGTGTTCCAGCACCAGGCTGCTTTTGCCCACGGCCCCAGCGTAGAGCTCTATGACAACAGTGGCGGGATGCACCACCGGCTTGAGGTAGGTATGCAGGGTCTGCAGAACGACGGGGCCTTGGGACACATTGTTCATGGCGATGCCCAGACTTTCGAACCAGGCGACCCGGGCTTCTTCCAGGTACTGGATGTAAAGGGTGTTGTTGACGTGTCCGTAGCTGTCCATGTCACCCCAGCGGACGGGAATGTGAGCAACATGAAGCAAGGTTTTTTCCGGCATGCTGGCTGTTCGCTATGCTGTCCAAATGGGGCGATGGCCTTATACTGCGCGCCTTTCTCATGGGTGGCGGCGGCGGGCCGCCACACTACTTTTCTCAAGGAGAGTCTGCAATGCAATTGATCGGCGCTCGGTGGCTCGATCGTCTGGGCCGTGCTCTAGCCTGTGTCACCCTGGCAGTGCTGCCCATCGCTGCGAATGCCGCGGAAGAGGACCCTTGGGAGGGTTTCAATCGCGTGATGTTCCGCTTCAATGACACCCTTGATACCTACGCCCTGAAACCCGTTGCCAAGGGCTATCAGACCGTGACCCCGCAGTTCCTTGAAGATGGGATCCACAACGTCTTCAACAACGTCGGTGACGTCGGCAATCTGGCCAACGACCTGTTCCAGGCCAAGTTCCACAATGCTGGTGTCGACACCAGCCGCCTGGTGTTCAACACCACCTTCGGCCTGTTGGGCTTCTTCGACGTGGCCACTACGATGGGCCTGCAGCGCAACGATGAAGACTTCGGCCAGACGCTCGGCTACTGGGGCGTGAGCAGCGGGCCGTACCTGGTCATCCCGTTCCTCGGCCCAAGCACCGTGCGCGATGCCGGCGGCAAGGTGCCGGATTCGTTCCTCGAACCCTATCCCTACATCGACCATGTGCCGACCCGCAACGTCACCCGTGCCGTGGACGTGGTGGATACCCGCGCCAGCCTGTTGTCAGCCGAGAAGCTGATTACCGGCGACAAGTACATCTTCATTCGCAATGCCTACCTGCAGAACCGCGAGTTCAAGGTCAAGGACGGCGAGGTCGAAGACGATTTCTGAGCCCCAGCCGGAATCAGCGGCATGAAAAAGGCGACCCCGAGGTCGCCTTTTTCGTTTCCAGCTATTGCACCTAGCGGAGAGCCAGAATGGCCAGGCCGAAGAAGCGACTGCCATCCGTGCCTTCGCCGATGCGAACCACTTCGGCATCGGCTTCCAGCCCCTTGAGCGAACTGTGCTCGGAAGGAATGAGCACCCGAACGCAATCTCCCACGCTGAGTTTGGCGCTCGCTTCGAGCTGCATGCCGCTGCTGGAAAGGTCCAGGCAAAGGGCAGGGTACTGCTGGCCGGCGTGCTCCAGGACGGCTTTGGTCTGCACCTGCATCCTTATAAAATCGCGCTTCTCGCTGTAGTTGCGGTCGTCCAGGCTCACGCGCTGATCCTCTTGTCGTCATGGAGTGGGGCCGAACCCCTTATAACTTCCAGCGATTTTGGGTGTAAAGGCAGAGTCCAACTCGCGGCGCAAGCTTGAATCGCCCTGCGGATGGGAGTACCGTCTGCGCCGTAAAGCGAACCCCCGTACTCGTGCTCGGGCCTTAGGTCGGGTGCTACAACAACCCATCCCTGGCGCCGTTTGCCTGGATACTCCATGCACAATCCCAGTGCCAAGCTGCTGATTATTGATGACGACGAGGTAGTGCGCGCGAGCCTCGCGGCCTATCTGGAAGACAGTGGATTCAGCGTTCGGCAGGCCAGTAACGGCCTGCAAGGGCTGCAGGTTTTCGAGCAGGAGCGCCCGGATCTGGTGATCTGCGACCTGCGCATGCCTCAGGTCGATGGCCTGGAGCTGATCCGTCGCATTTCCGAACTGGAAGCAGAAACCCCGGTTATCGTGGTCTCCGGTGCCGGCGTCATGAGCGACGCGGTCGAAGCCCTGCGTCTGGGGGCTGCGGATTACCTGATCAAGCCCCTGGAAGACCTGGCCGTTCTCGAGCACTCGGTGCGCCGCGCTCTCGATCGTGCGGCCCTGCGTCTGGAGAACCGCCGCTACCGCGAGAAGCTGGAGTCGGCCAACCGCGAATTGCAAGCCAGCTTGCACTTGCTGCAGGAAGACCAGAACGCCGGGCGCCAGGTGCAGATGAACATGCTGCCGGTGACGCCCTGGGAAGTGGACGGCCTGCGTTTTGCCCACCAGATCATTCCGTCGCTGTACCTTTCCGGGGACTTCGTCGACTACTTTCGAGTAGATGAGCGTCGGGTTGCCTTCTATCTGGCGGACGTTTCCGGCCATGGCGCTTCCTCGGCGTTCGTAACCGTACTGCTC
This window contains:
- a CDS encoding VacJ family lipoprotein; protein product: MQLIGARWLDRLGRALACVTLAVLPIAANAAEEDPWEGFNRVMFRFNDTLDTYALKPVAKGYQTVTPQFLEDGIHNVFNNVGDVGNLANDLFQAKFHNAGVDTSRLVFNTTFGLLGFFDVATTMGLQRNDEDFGQTLGYWGVSSGPYLVIPFLGPSTVRDAGGKVPDSFLEPYPYIDHVPTRNVTRAVDVVDTRASLLSAEKLITGDKYIFIRNAYLQNREFKVKDGEVEDDF
- a CDS encoding acyl-CoA thioesterase, producing the protein MLHVAHIPVRWGDMDSYGHVNNTLYIQYLEEARVAWFESLGIAMNNVSQGPVVLQTLHTYLKPVVHPATVVIELYAGAVGKSSLVLEHRLSTLEAPATLYGEGHCKLVWIDHATDRSVPVPDDLRLAMGAGKRQ
- a CDS encoding methyl-accepting chemotaxis protein, which translates into the protein MHSLRNLPISRRLWLILIVAVFMLVTLGVLMLQQIYDDLYQGKEQKTRHVVETAVGVLQYYQSQEAAGTLPREEAQKQAMQAVRVLRYDKGDYFWINDLTPRMIMHPTNAKLEGQDLSGYKDPDGKALFNEMARVAKAQGAGFVEYRWPKPGASDPVPKVSYVQLFAPWGWVIGSGIYIDDMQVEFRDQAMRASLVGLAIAIVMALLVIVIARSITRPLDEVVSAMANIASGEGDLTSSLDTQGRDEITALGGHFNAFTGKLRGVIRQSLDAANALDQAASSLDGIASNGLRQSEQQSLQMEQVATAINEVTYGVQDVAKNAEHAASEVLHAEEQARQGHDNIDSSLRQIDQLSTTITKAVDVIQTLAQESAQIGSVLEVIRSIAEQTNLLALNAAIEAARAGEQGRGFAVVADEVRLLAQRTQKSTAEIQVMIERLQQNSAAAVQVIDESNRASRATVDQASQAGESLAQIAQVLRTLTGLNASIASATLQQSHVVEDINQNVTQAAGLAHDSASAAEQTTGASQRLGQLAEQLNQLLGQFRV
- a CDS encoding heavy metal sensor histidine kinase, yielding MRRLSLTARLGLLFAACTAAVSLIAGVLFSRASEAHFVELDQQLLEIRMTAFRALVNDVDSLAALAPRLEALQTELRLHPDLALRLEGRDGNYWFNSADGLRAPGRDGLHDWQQDGIDYRVYSAPLRPQDPDSPRLSLALDITHHQHFLERMQRLIWLTVGLSALATALLGAWAARRGLRPLHRMAEVAAGVSANSLTARLADDQVPPELVELVRAFNAMLARLDDTFQRLSAFSADIAHELRTPLSNLLTQTQVILSQDRSSDEYRETLHSNLEELQRLAQMVSDMLFLAKAEHGLLATNRKTLELGDELDVLLDYFSPLAEEAEVTMVRHGDGQLNADREMLRRALSNLLDNALRFTPQGGRIEVELVRHTNGLNLTVANNGEDIRPELLPRLFDRFFRADPARREGREHAGLGLAITRSIVRAHGGEIRCESANGWTRFILEFPTP
- a CDS encoding undecaprenyl-diphosphate phosphatase; its protein translation is MDLWTALQAIILGIVEGLTEFLPISSTGHQIVVADLLGFTGERAIAFNIIIQLAAILAVVWEYRRKIFDVVVGLPTQRNAQRFTLNLLVAFFPAVILGVAFSDIIHHYLFNPITVASALVVGGVVILWAEQRQHRVEAESVDEMTWKHALKVGCAQCLALVPGTSRSGATIIGGLLFGLSRKAATEFSFFLAMPTMVGAAVYSGYKYRDLFQPSDLPVFALGSVVSFIFAMIAVRSLLKFIGSHSYAAFAWYRIGFGLLILATWQLGLIDWSTAQP
- a CDS encoding HAD family phosphatase; this translates as MPQSQSPAFTAFLFGLSGCLVDFGARTLPLALGRLLPDCPAPRLAEAAALPPRAALDHALGAPASEALHQAFLQQLLDAASEHAEAVPGLDELAALVDGYGVPCAWLDELPAQVCWRLAAPLPAWMKGSESNGTRPWPAPDNCWQALSGLGVPHLDGCVLVSANPRLLESGLNAGIWTIGLAASGPLCGLAPADWRALDGTERDRLRATATLELYRLGAHSVIDHLGELAPCLADLAYRREKGEKP
- the queF gene encoding NADPH-dependent 7-cyano-7-deazaguanine reductase QueF (Catalyzes the NADPH-dependent reduction of 7-cyano-7-deazaguanine (preQ0) to 7-aminomethyl-7-deazaguanine (preQ1) in queuosine biosynthesis) — encoded protein: MHHPAEHSPLGKSSEYVSTYSPELLFPISRVTKWNELGLTVATLPYQGVDFWNCYELSWLTPSGKPVVAISEFAIPADSPNIIESKSFKLYLNSLNQSVFANASELEQVLARDLSAAAGAPVAVRVRSLAEVEAEGVAASPGVCIDELDIAIDRYEHPQPELLRAEGGRQVDEAIHSHLLKSNCPVTGQPDWGTVVVEYRGSRRLDHASFLAYLVSFRQHADFHEQCVERIFLDLKRLLEPEVLTVHARYVRRGGLDINPYRSTHPVQTDNRRLVRQ
- a CDS encoding heavy metal response regulator transcription factor; this translates as MKLLIIEDEPKTGQFLRQGMSEAGLAADLVTNGLEGRDLALAGGYDLIILDVMLPGLDGWQVLRSLRQAGLQVPVLFLTARDAVDERVHGLELGADDYLIKPFAFAELLARVRTLLRRGASAPQESSLEFADLHLDLLSRRVERGGRRIDLTTKEFALLEFLLRRQGEVLPKTLIAAEVWDMHFDSETNVIEVAVRRLRAKLDDDFPTKLIHTVRGMGYVLEAREG
- a CDS encoding AAA family ATPase, whose translation is MKVLVLTGPESSGKSWLAATIQAEFGGLLVGEYVRHFIEREQRDTCYADIPAIARGQLEWEDNARAKAPPLLILDTHLLSNILWSRKLFKDCPEWLERELLSRSYDLHLLLSPQRVEWVDDGQRCQPELADRMTFFEDCRSWLDGTGQRYEVIEGDWQSRRLQVLQRIARWLR
- a CDS encoding DUF4404 family protein, with product MPERLQQQLQQLRDQLAEEPPLDAEERASLIELMQEIELRLAHDAAMAPDANLVDGVNLAVERFETRHPTLAGTLRNIMQSLANMGI
- a CDS encoding sensor histidine kinase, encoding MRSIQRRLSLGLVGVLLLVGLVLAQTSLWLFDLGLRRYLAEGLRSEAELLLGSLVRGQTGIQLDEKRLNPAHQQPYSGRYFIIQLDDEPWRSRSLWDAELPMPANKGLAEGLLPGPDDQELLAWRGDYRRFGRQVRIVVAQDYTPVLESFRRVRWMGLALGAAGLLLILTLQRITVRRALRPLEEVRQQIAQLQQGQRSELDSQVPDELELLVTQINRLLSHTEDTLKRSRNALGNLGHALKTPLAVLVSLANREELRDQPELRAILREQLEQIEQRLGRELGRARLAGEALPGAHFDCAEELPGLFSTLAMIHERGLDLDWDVPEGLRLPWDREDLLELLGNLLDNACKWAETQVNLTIRGGADGYSLMVDDDGPGIAEDKREEVIGRGARLDEQVAGHGLGLGIVRDIVESWNGRLSLQESPLGGLRVRIELPAAMTP
- the pnuC gene encoding nicotinamide riboside transporter PnuC; translated protein: MSPLELIAASLGVLAVWLTVRQNPWCWPIGLVMVLMYSWIFFEVKLYSDMLLQLVYAVLQLYGWWQWTDGGTLHNGRQVSRLGTQPLALGVFSGAVGSLVLGFVMATWTDAAAPWWDAALTAFSLVAQFWMAHKRVECWLLWIVLDVLFVLLFLSKGLYLTAALYGLFTLLAVQGWRTWRRELAPAAA
- a CDS encoding PilZ domain-containing protein gives rise to the protein MSLDDRNYSEKRDFIRMQVQTKAVLEHAGQQYPALCLDLSSSGMQLEASAKLSVGDCVRVLIPSEHSSLKGLEADAEVVRIGEGTDGSRFFGLAILALR